Proteins encoded together in one Bradyrhizobium sp. CB82 window:
- the ccmA gene encoding heme ABC exporter ATP-binding protein CcmA produces MDIRQRSHLLIEDLSVARGERILLDGMSLRLSAGQIAEVTGPNGVGKSTLLRAIAGFFPLGSGRMSWVESEATDPAPLAERLHYVGHLDGLKSSLTARENLDIGLGFLGRDRRTPLEALDRMELAHVLDLPVGYLSAGQRRRVALARLLIVDRPLWLLDEPLTALDRHARALLKTIVASHLEGGGLTLAATHEPLGLRGTVQVRLGTR; encoded by the coding sequence ATGGATATTAGGCAGCGATCCCATCTGCTGATCGAGGATCTGTCCGTGGCGCGCGGCGAGCGCATCCTGCTCGACGGGATGTCTTTGCGACTAAGCGCGGGCCAAATCGCCGAAGTGACCGGTCCCAACGGAGTGGGCAAATCTACACTCTTGCGGGCGATCGCCGGCTTTTTTCCACTAGGATCCGGCCGCATGTCATGGGTGGAGTCCGAAGCCACGGATCCGGCGCCCCTGGCAGAACGCCTCCACTACGTGGGCCATCTCGACGGGCTGAAATCGTCGTTGACCGCCCGCGAGAACCTCGACATCGGCCTGGGATTTTTGGGGCGAGACCGCCGAACCCCGTTAGAGGCGCTGGACCGCATGGAGTTGGCCCACGTTCTCGATCTGCCTGTCGGCTATCTTTCCGCGGGGCAGCGTCGCCGGGTCGCATTGGCCCGGCTCTTAATCGTCGATCGCCCTCTATGGTTACTCGACGAACCGCTAACAGCGCTCGACCGGCACGCGCGCGCCTTGCTGAAGACTATCGTCGCCAGCCATCTCGAAGGCGGAGGATTGACACTGGCCGCGACCCACGAACCTCTTGGTCTGCGAGGAACAGTGCAAGTCAGACTTGGAACCAGGTGA
- the hemA gene encoding 5-aminolevulinate synthase, with product MKRALTRPAATFARGAVNCAAETYERHFHDSLERLRGEQRYRVFANIERVSGRFPTAKWRRTDGSVAEITVWCSNDYLGMGQHPEVVSALTATAHRCGAGAGGTRNIAGNSSPLVDLEGELADLHGKEASLVFTSGYVSNQASISTIGKLIPECVIFSDAFNHNSIIEGIRQSGCEKRIFRHNDLGHLEALLREAGSRPKLVVFESVYSMDGDVAPIGAICDLAERYGAMTYLDEVHAVGLYGARGGGISEREGVMHRLTVIEGTLAKGFGCIGGYISASRSICDSVRSFAPGFIFTTALPPPIAAAARASVRYLKHSSAEREAHQRQAAATKEALQAAGLPVLRTGTHIVPVIVGDAELCKAAADRLLQRHAIYIQPINYPTVPRGTERLRITPSPYHADTHIAELAAALAETWEALSLY from the coding sequence ATGAAACGAGCGTTGACGAGGCCCGCAGCGACGTTCGCTAGGGGCGCCGTCAATTGTGCGGCCGAAACATACGAACGGCATTTCCACGACTCTCTTGAGCGCCTGCGCGGGGAACAACGTTATCGCGTCTTCGCTAACATCGAACGCGTCTCCGGTCGCTTCCCAACCGCCAAATGGCGCCGCACTGACGGATCCGTTGCTGAAATCACGGTTTGGTGCTCGAATGATTATCTGGGCATGGGACAACATCCGGAGGTCGTGAGCGCGCTTACCGCGACGGCACACCGCTGCGGTGCAGGTGCAGGTGGAACTCGCAACATCGCGGGAAATAGTTCGCCCTTGGTTGATTTAGAGGGCGAACTTGCTGATCTGCACGGCAAGGAGGCCAGTCTCGTCTTCACCTCCGGCTACGTATCGAACCAGGCCAGCATCTCCACGATCGGTAAGCTGATCCCAGAGTGCGTAATCTTTTCTGATGCATTCAACCACAATTCGATTATCGAAGGCATCCGTCAATCAGGTTGCGAAAAGCGAATTTTCCGCCACAACGATCTTGGTCACCTTGAGGCCTTGCTTCGCGAGGCGGGAAGCCGCCCCAAGCTCGTCGTGTTCGAATCGGTCTACTCAATGGACGGCGATGTGGCGCCGATCGGCGCAATCTGCGACCTTGCCGAGCGGTATGGGGCGATGACCTACCTTGATGAGGTTCACGCCGTCGGCCTCTACGGCGCTCGCGGCGGCGGAATTAGCGAGCGCGAGGGTGTGATGCATCGCTTGACGGTGATCGAGGGTACTCTCGCCAAGGGATTTGGCTGCATTGGCGGCTATATCTCGGCGTCGCGATCTATTTGCGATTCTGTGCGCAGCTTCGCGCCCGGATTCATCTTCACGACCGCCCTCCCTCCACCGATTGCCGCCGCAGCGCGTGCATCTGTTCGCTATCTGAAACACTCGTCTGCCGAGCGCGAAGCACACCAACGACAGGCCGCTGCAACGAAAGAGGCGCTCCAAGCCGCCGGGCTTCCGGTTCTCCGGACCGGAACCCACATCGTGCCTGTGATCGTCGGCGATGCGGAATTGTGCAAGGCGGCAGCCGATCGCCTTCTACAGCGCCACGCCATCTATATCCAGCCGATCAACTATCCGACGGTCCCGCGTGGGACAGAGCGGCTGCGCATCACGCCGTCGCCATACCACGCGGATACCCATATAGCTGAACTCGCAGCTGCGCTCGCTGAGACCTGGGAGGCCCTTTCTCTTTACTGA
- a CDS encoding cytochrome P460 family protein, producing the protein MRRTVLALSAVLGVGALATAAFAQQPQLPPPDDWHATGRYLPEYTKDGDLILPKNFHEWVYVGSPLTPNFLNPPQANFPEFHNVYIEPGSYDIYKKTGVFPEGTIFVKELQLMQPATNPDGSSTAPSGKGFFPGAFNGADVTVKDTERYKASDGWGYFNFNHHEPKAATAKVRPVEECGYCHIASAKRDDVWTQFYALLDQVPLPPGQSGSKKMPPSENPSIKK; encoded by the coding sequence ATGAGACGCACCGTACTGGCACTTTCCGCGGTCCTTGGCGTTGGCGCTCTAGCAACCGCGGCCTTCGCGCAGCAACCACAGCTTCCGCCACCCGACGATTGGCATGCCACCGGCCGCTATCTTCCTGAATACACGAAAGACGGGGACCTTATTCTGCCAAAAAACTTTCACGAATGGGTTTACGTTGGATCGCCACTGACGCCCAACTTTTTGAACCCGCCTCAAGCAAACTTCCCGGAATTTCATAACGTGTATATCGAGCCCGGTTCTTACGATATTTACAAGAAAACGGGCGTTTTCCCTGAAGGAACAATCTTCGTGAAGGAATTGCAGCTTATGCAGCCTGCCACCAATCCGGACGGTTCGAGTACCGCGCCATCGGGAAAAGGATTTTTCCCGGGGGCGTTCAACGGAGCGGATGTGACCGTCAAGGACACTGAGAGATATAAGGCAAGCGACGGTTGGGGTTATTTCAACTTCAATCACCACGAACCGAAAGCGGCCACTGCCAAAGTCCGGCCGGTCGAGGAATGCGGCTACTGCCACATCGCAAGCGCGAAACGGGATGACGTATGGACGCAGTTCTACGCGCTGCTCGACCAGGTGCCGCTACCGCCCGGCCAGAGTGGCTCCAAGAAAATGCCGCCCAGCGAGAATCCGTCTATCAAAAAGTAG
- the ccmB gene encoding heme exporter protein CcmB, translating into MTRILLVVFLRDLMLARRIGGGGILGLVFFLSLVTVVPFAIGPDLRLLSRIGPAILWIAALLASLLGLDRLFQADQEDGSLDQMFLSPAPLELIVLVKCIAHWFVTGLPLVMLSPLFGLMLDLDGSALRSVAATLLVGTPAFTFLGAIGASLTVTLRRGGLLLSILVVPLAVPVLIFGVSAAQSATTPFLTPFLVLCALGLASIALAPIAAAAALRSAGE; encoded by the coding sequence ATGACCCGTATTCTCCTCGTCGTTTTTCTTCGCGACCTCATGCTAGCCCGCCGCATCGGTGGAGGTGGGATTCTGGGTCTGGTCTTTTTCCTCAGCCTTGTGACGGTCGTACCTTTCGCGATCGGGCCTGACCTACGCTTGCTGTCGCGGATCGGCCCAGCAATTCTATGGATAGCAGCACTTCTCGCGAGTCTACTAGGCCTCGACCGTCTATTTCAGGCGGATCAAGAGGACGGTTCGCTGGACCAGATGTTCCTGTCGCCGGCGCCCCTAGAACTCATTGTTCTTGTGAAGTGCATCGCCCACTGGTTTGTGACGGGGCTACCGCTCGTTATGCTCTCGCCTCTGTTTGGCCTGATGTTGGATTTGGATGGTTCCGCCCTGCGATCGGTTGCAGCAACGTTGTTGGTTGGTACGCCGGCCTTCACCTTTCTGGGGGCGATCGGGGCGTCTCTTACTGTCACCCTGCGGCGCGGCGGTCTGTTGCTATCGATCCTCGTCGTACCACTGGCCGTGCCGGTGCTGATCTTCGGTGTCTCTGCGGCGCAAAGTGCCACAACGCCCTTTTTGACACCGTTCTTGGTCCTCTGCGCACTCGGACTCGCGTCCATCGCGCTCGCTCCGATAGCTGCGGCCGCAGCACTTCGTAGCGCGGGAGAGTAA
- a CDS encoding cytochrome c-type biogenesis protein, with the protein MKSLRRILLLSIVLASVVPSLARAVQPDEILSNPKLEARARALSAGLRCLVCQNESIDDSKAELARDLRLLVRERLKLGESDEQVRDFLVKRYGNFILLKPPLDLETALLWGMPAFVLAAGAIALLFGLRRQQSTPAARLSQAERDRLAAVFDSDTPL; encoded by the coding sequence ATGAAGTCGCTTCGTCGCATTCTTCTGCTTTCGATCGTACTCGCAAGCGTCGTCCCTAGCTTGGCAAGGGCGGTTCAGCCGGATGAGATCCTGAGCAACCCGAAACTCGAGGCACGCGCGCGCGCTCTTTCCGCCGGACTGCGTTGTCTGGTCTGTCAAAATGAGTCTATCGACGATTCCAAGGCAGAGCTCGCGCGGGACCTTCGCCTGCTGGTGCGCGAGCGCCTTAAGCTCGGAGAGAGTGATGAGCAGGTCCGCGATTTTCTGGTGAAGCGTTACGGAAACTTTATCCTGCTGAAACCGCCACTCGACTTGGAAACCGCTCTCCTTTGGGGAATGCCGGCGTTCGTGCTCGCGGCGGGCGCGATCGCTCTCCTGTTCGGATTGCGCCGCCAACAATCCACGCCAGCGGCACGATTGAGCCAAGCGGAGCGGGATCGGCTTGCCGCTGTGTTTGACTCCGATACTCCGCTATAG
- the hemE gene encoding uroporphyrinogen decarboxylase translates to MPQSATKPFIDVLSGQRQIIPPVWMMRQAGRYLPEYREVRAKAGGFLDLCFNPELAAEVTLQPIRRFGFDAAIIFSDILVIPYALGRSVRFEVGEGPRLEPLDDPAKVGALAAQADFGTLKPVFEALRIVRGALDPKVALIGFCGAPWTVATYMVAGQGTPDQAPARMMAYRHPEAFSKIIDVLVESSIQYLLAQLGAGANALQIFDTWAGVLPPAEFARWSTEPTRRIVEGVRAKVPDAKIIGFPRGAGAQLSGYVEATGINAVSMDWTAESAFIRERVQSKVAVQGNLDPLVLITGGAGLDRAIDNTLANFSQGRFIFNLGHGIQPETPIAHVEQMIKRVRG, encoded by the coding sequence GTGCCCCAGTCTGCGACAAAGCCCTTCATCGACGTGCTCTCCGGCCAGCGGCAAATCATCCCGCCCGTGTGGATGATGCGGCAGGCCGGCCGATACTTGCCTGAATATCGCGAGGTGCGCGCCAAGGCCGGCGGCTTCCTCGATCTCTGTTTCAACCCGGAGCTCGCCGCCGAAGTTACGCTGCAGCCGATCCGCCGGTTCGGCTTCGATGCGGCGATCATCTTCTCCGACATCCTGGTGATCCCCTATGCGCTCGGCCGCTCGGTCCGGTTCGAAGTCGGCGAAGGTCCGCGGCTCGAGCCGCTCGATGATCCCGCCAAGGTCGGAGCGCTCGCCGCGCAGGCCGACTTCGGCACGCTCAAGCCGGTGTTCGAGGCGCTCAGGATCGTGCGCGGCGCGCTCGATCCAAAGGTGGCGCTGATCGGCTTCTGCGGCGCGCCGTGGACGGTTGCGACCTACATGGTCGCGGGCCAGGGCACGCCCGACCAGGCGCCGGCGCGGATGATGGCCTACCGGCATCCGGAGGCATTTTCCAAAATCATCGACGTGCTGGTCGAGAGCTCGATCCAGTATCTGCTGGCGCAGCTGGGCGCCGGTGCCAACGCCTTGCAGATCTTTGACACCTGGGCCGGCGTGCTGCCGCCGGCCGAGTTCGCGCGCTGGTCAACCGAGCCGACCCGGCGCATCGTCGAAGGCGTGCGCGCCAAAGTGCCTGACGCGAAGATCATCGGCTTCCCGCGCGGTGCGGGCGCGCAGCTGTCTGGTTACGTCGAGGCCACCGGCATCAATGCGGTCAGCATGGACTGGACCGCCGAGTCCGCCTTCATCCGCGAGCGCGTGCAGAGCAAGGTCGCCGTACAGGGCAATCTCGATCCGCTGGTGCTGATCACGGGTGGTGCGGGACTCGACCGCGCGATCGACAATACCTTGGCGAATTTTTCGCAAGGGCGCTTCATCTTCAATCTCGGTCACGGCATCCAGCCGGAGACGCCGATCGCCCATGTCGAACAGATGATCAAACGCGTACGTGGCTAG
- a CDS encoding cytochrome P460 family protein, translating to MKILRSAAIASASFIAVSVGCLVSQVVPSQAASAQEQLVDGAGNMHVPKKYRTTYEFLGSWSVAGDKGAKEMHVVYGSPGTAAAYRTTGKFPDGSILVKEVYAAATSEMTTGTVSHQQSLKGWFMMVKDEKNSHPDNKLWGNGWGWSWFDAGDPVKTTSTDFRSDCLGCHIPAKATDWIYVQGYPGLKK from the coding sequence ATGAAAATTCTCAGAAGTGCGGCCATAGCGTCCGCATCGTTCATCGCTGTGAGCGTCGGCTGCCTAGTATCGCAGGTCGTACCTAGCCAGGCCGCCTCTGCGCAAGAACAACTCGTCGACGGGGCAGGCAACATGCATGTCCCGAAGAAGTACCGAACGACCTACGAATTCCTTGGGAGCTGGTCTGTTGCAGGTGACAAAGGTGCTAAGGAGATGCACGTGGTCTATGGGTCGCCCGGAACTGCGGCAGCTTATCGGACGACTGGCAAATTTCCCGACGGTTCGATCCTGGTGAAAGAAGTGTACGCCGCGGCGACTTCGGAAATGACGACTGGGACCGTCAGCCATCAACAAAGCCTCAAAGGATGGTTCATGATGGTGAAGGACGAGAAAAACAGTCACCCCGATAATAAATTGTGGGGCAACGGTTGGGGCTGGTCCTGGTTTGACGCGGGTGACCCGGTGAAAACGACCTCAACCGACTTCCGCTCAGATTGTCTAGGTTGCCACATCCCTGCCAAAGCGACTGACTGGATTTATGTTCAAGGCTATCCCGGGCTCAAAAAGTGA